TGAGTACAAAGTACGCGTATTTACGCACCTTTCGCAGTAAACCAGGTTGAACAATTCCAAGACTTGTTAAGAACATCATAATGATTGGAATTTCAAAGAAAATGGCGAAAGGTAATGTGATTCTTAATAAGAATTTAAAATACTTATCTGCTGTAAACATCATAGTGAACATGTTATCCCCTAAAGAAACCAGGAAATTAAATATTAAAGGTTGAATCATGAAATATCCGAAGCATAATCCTCCAATAAAGAGGAGGAAAATAGCCGGGATATAGGCTAGAGACACCTTCTGTTCTTTAGGTGTTAAGGCAGGTTTAATAAACAACCACACTTGTAAGCAGAGAACAGGCAGTGTACCGGCGATAGCAATCACACTTGCTAACGTTAAATAAACCCATAA
The nucleotide sequence above comes from Pontibacillus chungwhensis. Encoded proteins:
- the tatC gene encoding twin-arginine translocase subunit TatC codes for the protein MEHGHNNLDKEMNVTEHLGELRKRLIITISVFILFFIGGFIFIEEIFQFFKLGFEQRLQELDNQNTTLTVLGPFDILWVYLTLASVIAIAGTLPVLCLQVWLFIKPALTPKEQKVSLAYIPAIFLLFIGGLCFGYFMIQPLIFNFLVSLGDNMFTMMFTADKYFKFLLRITLPFAIFFEIPIIMMFLTSLGIVQPGLLRKVRKYAYFVLIIIGTMISPPDFILQIVVAIPLIVLYEVSIILSGIVARKQARKTEEFTTES